The following coding sequences lie in one Ictalurus furcatus strain D&B chromosome 7, Billie_1.0, whole genome shotgun sequence genomic window:
- the shroom4 gene encoding protein Shroom4 isoform X1 gives METVEQLVTFNHIHVELNGGAPWGFTLKGGLEHGEPLIITKIEEGGKAAECKKLRVGDELVNINGSALYGSRQEALILIKGSYRVLKIVVRRRTVPLIHPHSWHLVKLSEAPSVPGSASGSDGPLAMQLHPTPFSVPWHSGGDSELSMPLGHLSRHYSTDRSSSVGSMESLENPPSQSYYDSQLSPIDPAIFNNKRDSAYSSFSASSNTSDYTVSLRPEENSSMDSLLQGFGPSCRFTEGHPAASGPGELHCEEGILKSMSLPHRPEAKVRPSSYSYEENKCGPPQPPMRKDSFRATRGLPEVLDKRCVSAPVGVSSLTCCTIEDPPHICKTLNGSVCLNGQENDQDLKSNKAEPYYTINSQKELFIDNQVSSTDGSQKISHFQTLERHSTRPSPATAESLDSKLNHLDNNLQPRMHRHSAPEKLLVSQLHMIEHSSDNSAHSMSPSSLWSNPLHPREELGEDRPAVAQDKWGGSRCSTPGSLTTSELEEHRVEGEPFDSSQRLTPVQHAWGRSVSVPGETIGNGFAENGPCIDTQLQERGFEAISAASSMDTLLENQEQGEGRGDDGDISKPVQKRQFRSSKSRRRSERFATNLRNEIQRKKAQLQKSKGSSGLLCDGETLEEEDMEEKSPSEMPAINQHRIQTQTNQHNSFQNFAPSQARTIASNSTFPGRCCGTNSSEHSGSRTEDIHNSQDDTIGIQSAEVNRPVCVRVVEELAPPGKARRWRWTPENKLQPEMEPTEIKKNGEGTVPSSWNLGKTRERVGSSGGRSTRADDCDIPPFADRRKFFEETSRNLSQSVTNLAGLTSHRQRPEKHGRKKDPTFSEPLETVPDLGHRRFSYQGGINDGTSVNSFDTRRKRLQQERDRERENTLEREWEKERQNEKQREKERERKEQERLQAWEKVQEQERESERARKEAEREQQRVQQMERDWETSRDRFYAGHDLNNTTMLPPLPHDSLKQPHASQNLTLCISHSDNLHNKTKPDIQKPCSAFRPVTSQKYQSDNYCLHRGYTARSCIPTEAFPVHELEQTKLRRKFSLTERDYTLCRRDSRPGEVTVGHGFQCQWNNRLRDCNNKDQSFTSSRLTNRTMSENDICVETKCLRSHGAATNNSRMSSSIVRELEENVVSVDETKKKKGPPPPRPPPPKWEQFHKRRASHHSLFSTQPVSSSQLQTYTPCPSTTLEMTRQRSYSLPPRDDAERHQAPLNPALNNRAFKPVALPPKEQDTARNQHYDTNSSEDTPPSSNESSRRLSEQSLAQPSDQYRPAVVKPVIYKHRAEWDLTSPHNYTAKNNASKSPIPVSTLENGSRAGPVYPESYFTMNYNQQQHFQNQPQQICMLGTIIKTLEPSTQSLPSNEDQSLPYETDIDEFPENEGTAVEQQRQAEDRTEMQCFAQPVTVLETDIDTLTDEEASSSGMRRGQRASIVDSLLEEGCGRAGKELMGELFPHYAGSGTEGWRGGNIVSGDMVERSSRQSPSVPQGSTSTSYRGPTNKAQLLNKMPNFSEIKKEDEELNYKRQLMESLRKKLGVLREAQRGLQEDIRANAQLGEEVESLVLAVCKPNEVDKFRMFIGDLDKVTSLLLSLSGRLLRVESALDCLDPESGHRERLPLMDKKKQLLAQLAEAQELKEHVDRREEAVGRVLGRCLTPEQLRDYSHFVKMKAALLVEQRQLDDKIRLGEEQLRGLKESLGLGYGPY, from the exons ACGCACTGTGCCACTGATTCATCCTCACTCCTGGCACCTGGTGAAGTTATCAGAAGCACCCTCTGTGCCTGGTTCAGCAAGCGGTTCAGACGGCCCACTGGCCATGCAGCTCCACCCCACACCCTTCAGTGTACCGTGGCACTCTGGGGGTGACAG TGAGCTGTCCATGCCATTGGGCCACCTCTCCCGGCACTACAGTACAGACCGCAGCAGCTCTGTGGGGAGTATGGAGAGTCTGGAAAACCCTCCAAGTCAGAGTTACTACGACAGCCAGCTCTCTCCCATTGACCCTGCCATCTTCAATAACAAACGTGACTCGGCATATAGCTCTTTCTCTGCAAGCTCAAACACATCTGACTACACAGTATCTTTGCGCCCTGAGGAAAACAGCTCTATGGACAGTCTCCTGCAGGGCTTTGGCCCCTCCTGCAGGTTTACAGAAGGACATCCTGCGGCTAGTGGCCCAGGAGAACTGCACTGTGAGGAGGGGATTCTCAAGTCTATGTCTCTGCCTCATAGGCCTGAGGCTAAAGTACGTCCATCATCCTATAGCTACGAAGAAAACAAGTGCGGACCTCCACAACCTCCCATGAGGAAGGATAGTTTCAGGGCTACCAGAGGCCTACCAGAGGTGCTGGATAAACGTTGTGTGTCTGCTCCTGTTGGTGTGTCAAGTTTGACTTGCTGCACTATTGAAGACCCTCCTCACATCTGCAAGACATTGAATGGTAGTGTGTGTCTGAATGGTCAAGAAAATGACCAGGACTTGAAGAGTAATAAAGCAGAACCTTATTACACCATAAATTCTCAAAAAGAACTGTTTATAGATAACCAAGTCAGCTCAACAGACGGAAGCCAAAAGATCAGTCACTTCCAGACCCTAGAGAGGCATTCGACCAGGCCCAGTCCTGCAACAGCAGAGAGTCTTGATAGTAAACTCAATCATTTAGATAACAATCTCCAGCCTAGGATGCACAGACATAGTGCACCAGAAAAATTACTTGTCTCTCAGTTACACATGATAGAGCACTCAAGTGACAATAGTGCACATTCCATGTCCCCTTCTAGCCTGTGGTCTAATCCTCTGCATCCAAGGGAGGAACTAGGTGAAGACCGTCCAGCTGTAGCTCAGGATAAATGGGGAGGAAGCAGGTGCTCCACACCCGGTTCACTGACCACTTCGGAGCTAGAGGAACACCGGGTGGAGGGAGAACCATTTGATTCAAGCCAAAGACTTACTCCTGTCCAGCATGCTTGGGGAAGATCTGTCAGTGTTCCAGGTGAAACTATAGGAAATGGATTTGCTGAGAATGGACCCTGCATAGATACtcaacttcaagagagaggttTTGAGGCCATTAGTGCTGCATCGAGCATGGACACTCTACTTGAAAACCAGGAACAAGGAGAAGGCAGGGGAGATGATGGTGACATTTCAAAGCCTGTTCAAAAACGCCAGTTTCGTTCATCTAAGTCTCGCCGTCGAAGTGAACGTTTTGCCACAAACCTTCGCAATGAGATCCAGAGGAAGAAGGCTCAGCTACAAAAGAGCAAAGGTTCCAGTGGTCTGCTATGTGATGGCGAGACTTTGGAGGAAGAGGATATGGAAGAAAAATCCCCATCAGAGATGCCAGCCATCAATCAACACAGGATTCAAACACAGACTAATCAACACAACAGCTTCCAGAATTTTGCTCCATCACAGGCCAGAACAATTGCCTCAAACTCAACATTTCCAGGCAGATGCTGTGGAACAAATTCTTCAGAGCATTCAGGGAGCAGGACTGAAGATATCCATAATTCACAAGATGATACCATTGGAATCCAGTCAGCTGAGGTAAACAGAcctgtatgtgtgcgtgtggtcGAAGAGTTGGCACCACCAGGTAAAGCCAGGCGTTGGCGCTGGACACCTGAGAACAAACTACAACCAGAAATGGAACCAACTGAAATAAAGAAGAATGGTGAAGGAACAGTACCATCTTCTTGGAACCTTGGAAAAACAAGGGAACGAGTGGGTTCTTCAGGTGGACGCTCTACCCGAGCTGATGACTGTGACATCCCACCTTTTGCAGACCGCAGGAAGTTCTTTGAGGAGACTAGCAGAAACCTGAGCCAGTCTGTGACCAACCTGGCAGGCCTTACAAGCCACCGCCAGAGGCCAGAGAAGCATGGGAGAAAGAAagatccaactttttctgaacCCCTTGAGACAGTCCCTGACCTTGGGCACAGGAGGTTCTCTTACCAGGGTGGAATTAATGATGGAACCTCAGTCAATTCGTTTGATACTAGAAGAAAGAGAttacagcaagagagagaccgagagagagaaaatacacTGGAAAGAGAATGGGAAAAGGAGAGGCAGAATGAGAAACAGAGGGAAAAAGAACGAGAACGTAAAGAACAGGAGCGACTACAGGCATGGGAAAAGGTGCAGGAGCAGGAGAGGGAAagcgagagagcaagaaaggAAGCCGaaagagagcaacagagagtgcaacagatggagagagactgggaaACCAGTAGAGATCGCTTTTATGCAGGACATGACCTCAACAATACCACAATGCTACCACCTTTGCCTCATGATAGCCTAAAACAACCACATGCATCTCAAAATCTAACCTTGTGTATTTCACACTCTGACAATTTGCACAACAAGACCAAACCTGACATCCAAAAGCCATGCTCAGCTTTCCGACCTGTAACTAGCCAGAAGTATCAATCTGACAACTACTGTCTACACCGTGGATACACAGCCAGGAGCTGCATTCCAACAGAG GCTTTTCCTGTACATGAGCTGGAACAAACAAAACTAAGGAGGAAGTTTAGCCTGACTGAAAG GGACTATACTCTGTGTAGACGAGATTCAAGACCAGGAGAAGTTACTGTGGGTCATGGGTTTCAGTGTCAGTGGAACAACAGACTACGTGATTGCAACAACAAGGATCAATCCTTCACGTCCTCAAGACTTACAAACCGCACCATGTCTGAAAACGACATCTGCGTGGAGACCAAGTGTCTTCGTAGCCATGGTGCTGCTACCAATAATAGCAGAATGTCTTCTTCCATCGTCAGGGAACTGGAGGAGAATGTTGTGTCTGTAGATgagacaaagaagaaaaaagggcctcctcctcctcggcCACCCCCCCCAAAATGGGAGCAGTTCCATAAGAGAAGGGCATCTCACCACAGTCTCTTCTCTACCCAACCTGTCTCTTCGTCCCAGCTCCAAACGTACACACCCTGTCCATCCACTACCCTTGAAATGACTCGTCAGCGGTCCTACAGCCTTCCTCCAAGGGATGATGCGGAAAGGCACCAAGCTCCGCTAAACCCTGCCTTAAATAACAGAGCTTTCAAACCTGTGGCCCTGCCTCCAAAAGAACAAGACACTGCCAGAAATCAGCATTATGATACAAACAGTTCAGAAGACACACCACCATCCTCAAATGAGTCGAGCCGAAG ACTTTCTGAGCAAAGCTTGGCCCAGCCTTCCGATCAATACAGACCAGCTGTGGTGAAACCAGTCATTTATAAGCATAGAGCAGAGTGGGACTTGACTTCTCCTCACAACTACACAGCAAAAAACAATGCTAGCAAGTCACCAATCCCGGTCTCTACTTTGGAGAATGGCTCTCGCGCTGGACCCGTCTATCCGGAGTCCTACTTTACAATGAATTACAACCAACAGCAGCATTTCCAGAATCAGCCTCAGCAAATATGCATGCTTGGCACTATCATCAAGACTCTGGAACCTTCTACCCAAAGCCTACCCTCCAATGAGGATCAATCTTTGCCCTATGAGACAGACATAGATGAGTTCCCTGAGAATGAGGGAACCGCAGTGGAACAGCAAAGGCAAGCAGAAGACCGCACAGAGATGCAGTGTTTTGCTCAGCCAGTGACGGTGCTGGAAACAGACATCGACACATTGACTGACGAAGAGGCTTCGTCATCAGGTATGAGGAGAGGGCAAAGGGCGTCCATCGTGGACTCTTTATTAGAAGAGGGTTGTGGCAGAGCTGGAAAGGAGCTAATGGGAGAACTGTTCCCTCACTATGCAGGGAGTGGAACAGAAGGCTGGAGAGGAGGCAATATAGTGAGTGGAGACATGGTAGAGAG GTCTTCTAGACAGAGCCCCTCAGTACCACAGGGCTCAACCTCTACCAGCTACAGAGGACCCACCAACAAAGCTCAACTCCTTAATAAGATGCCAAACTTCTCCGAAATTAAGAAGGAAGACGAAGAGCTTAATTACAAG AGGCAGCTGATGGAAAGCTTGCGTAAGAAGCTGGGTGTGTTGCGGGAAGCCCAAAGAGGTTTGCAGGAGGACATCAGAGCCAACGCTCAGCTTGGCGAGGAGGTGGAAAGCCTGGTGCTGGCCGTCTGCAAGCCAAACGAGGTCGACAAGTTCCGTATGTTTATCGGAGACCTGGACAAAGTGACGAGTCTTCTGTTATCGCTCTCCGGCAGGCTGCTCAGAGTGGAGAGTGCTCTCGATTGCTTGGACCCAGAATCAGGCCATCGTGAGAGG CTCCCCCTGATGGACAAGAAGAAGCAGCTCCTTGCACAGCTGGCTGAGGCTCAGGAGCTGAAGGAGCATGTGGACCGGAGGGAGGAGGCCGTGGGCAGGGTGCTGGGTCGATGCCTGACTCCAGAACAACTGCGTGATTACAGCCATTTTGTGAAGATGAAGGCAGCACTTCTGGTAGAACAGCGGCAGCTGGATGACAAAATCCGGCTAGGGGAAGAACAGCTCCGAGGCCTCAAGGAGAGCCTCGGCCTGGGATACGGCCCTTACTGA
- the shroom4 gene encoding protein Shroom4 isoform X4, whose product MQLHPTPFSVPWHSGGDSELSMPLGHLSRHYSTDRSSSVGSMESLENPPSQSYYDSQLSPIDPAIFNNKRDSAYSSFSASSNTSDYTVSLRPEENSSMDSLLQGFGPSCRFTEGHPAASGPGELHCEEGILKSMSLPHRPEAKVRPSSYSYEENKCGPPQPPMRKDSFRATRGLPEVLDKRCVSAPVGVSSLTCCTIEDPPHICKTLNGSVCLNGQENDQDLKSNKAEPYYTINSQKELFIDNQVSSTDGSQKISHFQTLERHSTRPSPATAESLDSKLNHLDNNLQPRMHRHSAPEKLLVSQLHMIEHSSDNSAHSMSPSSLWSNPLHPREELGEDRPAVAQDKWGGSRCSTPGSLTTSELEEHRVEGEPFDSSQRLTPVQHAWGRSVSVPGETIGNGFAENGPCIDTQLQERGFEAISAASSMDTLLENQEQGEGRGDDGDISKPVQKRQFRSSKSRRRSERFATNLRNEIQRKKAQLQKSKGSSGLLCDGETLEEEDMEEKSPSEMPAINQHRIQTQTNQHNSFQNFAPSQARTIASNSTFPGRCCGTNSSEHSGSRTEDIHNSQDDTIGIQSAEVNRPVCVRVVEELAPPGKARRWRWTPENKLQPEMEPTEIKKNGEGTVPSSWNLGKTRERVGSSGGRSTRADDCDIPPFADRRKFFEETSRNLSQSVTNLAGLTSHRQRPEKHGRKKDPTFSEPLETVPDLGHRRFSYQGGINDGTSVNSFDTRRKRLQQERDRERENTLEREWEKERQNEKQREKERERKEQERLQAWEKVQEQERESERARKEAEREQQRVQQMERDWETSRDRFYAGHDLNNTTMLPPLPHDSLKQPHASQNLTLCISHSDNLHNKTKPDIQKPCSAFRPVTSQKYQSDNYCLHRGYTARSCIPTEAFPVHELEQTKLRRKFSLTERDYTLCRRDSRPGEVTVGHGFQCQWNNRLRDCNNKDQSFTSSRLTNRTMSENDICVETKCLRSHGAATNNSRMSSSIVRELEENVVSVDETKKKKGPPPPRPPPPKWEQFHKRRASHHSLFSTQPVSSSQLQTYTPCPSTTLEMTRQRSYSLPPRDDAERHQAPLNPALNNRAFKPVALPPKEQDTARNQHYDTNSSEDTPPSSNESSRRLSEQSLAQPSDQYRPAVVKPVIYKHRAEWDLTSPHNYTAKNNASKSPIPVSTLENGSRAGPVYPESYFTMNYNQQQHFQNQPQQICMLGTIIKTLEPSTQSLPSNEDQSLPYETDIDEFPENEGTAVEQQRQAEDRTEMQCFAQPVTVLETDIDTLTDEEASSSGMRRGQRASIVDSLLEEGCGRAGKELMGELFPHYAGSGTEGWRGGNIVSGDMVERSSRQSPSVPQGSTSTSYRGPTNKAQLLNKMPNFSEIKKEDEELNYKRQLMESLRKKLGVLREAQRGLQEDIRANAQLGEEVESLVLAVCKPNEVDKFRMFIGDLDKVTSLLLSLSGRLLRVESALDCLDPESGHRERLPLMDKKKQLLAQLAEAQELKEHVDRREEAVGRVLGRCLTPEQLRDYSHFVKMKAALLVEQRQLDDKIRLGEEQLRGLKESLGLGYGPY is encoded by the exons ATGCAGCTCCACCCCACACCCTTCAGTGTACCGTGGCACTCTGGGGGTGACAG TGAGCTGTCCATGCCATTGGGCCACCTCTCCCGGCACTACAGTACAGACCGCAGCAGCTCTGTGGGGAGTATGGAGAGTCTGGAAAACCCTCCAAGTCAGAGTTACTACGACAGCCAGCTCTCTCCCATTGACCCTGCCATCTTCAATAACAAACGTGACTCGGCATATAGCTCTTTCTCTGCAAGCTCAAACACATCTGACTACACAGTATCTTTGCGCCCTGAGGAAAACAGCTCTATGGACAGTCTCCTGCAGGGCTTTGGCCCCTCCTGCAGGTTTACAGAAGGACATCCTGCGGCTAGTGGCCCAGGAGAACTGCACTGTGAGGAGGGGATTCTCAAGTCTATGTCTCTGCCTCATAGGCCTGAGGCTAAAGTACGTCCATCATCCTATAGCTACGAAGAAAACAAGTGCGGACCTCCACAACCTCCCATGAGGAAGGATAGTTTCAGGGCTACCAGAGGCCTACCAGAGGTGCTGGATAAACGTTGTGTGTCTGCTCCTGTTGGTGTGTCAAGTTTGACTTGCTGCACTATTGAAGACCCTCCTCACATCTGCAAGACATTGAATGGTAGTGTGTGTCTGAATGGTCAAGAAAATGACCAGGACTTGAAGAGTAATAAAGCAGAACCTTATTACACCATAAATTCTCAAAAAGAACTGTTTATAGATAACCAAGTCAGCTCAACAGACGGAAGCCAAAAGATCAGTCACTTCCAGACCCTAGAGAGGCATTCGACCAGGCCCAGTCCTGCAACAGCAGAGAGTCTTGATAGTAAACTCAATCATTTAGATAACAATCTCCAGCCTAGGATGCACAGACATAGTGCACCAGAAAAATTACTTGTCTCTCAGTTACACATGATAGAGCACTCAAGTGACAATAGTGCACATTCCATGTCCCCTTCTAGCCTGTGGTCTAATCCTCTGCATCCAAGGGAGGAACTAGGTGAAGACCGTCCAGCTGTAGCTCAGGATAAATGGGGAGGAAGCAGGTGCTCCACACCCGGTTCACTGACCACTTCGGAGCTAGAGGAACACCGGGTGGAGGGAGAACCATTTGATTCAAGCCAAAGACTTACTCCTGTCCAGCATGCTTGGGGAAGATCTGTCAGTGTTCCAGGTGAAACTATAGGAAATGGATTTGCTGAGAATGGACCCTGCATAGATACtcaacttcaagagagaggttTTGAGGCCATTAGTGCTGCATCGAGCATGGACACTCTACTTGAAAACCAGGAACAAGGAGAAGGCAGGGGAGATGATGGTGACATTTCAAAGCCTGTTCAAAAACGCCAGTTTCGTTCATCTAAGTCTCGCCGTCGAAGTGAACGTTTTGCCACAAACCTTCGCAATGAGATCCAGAGGAAGAAGGCTCAGCTACAAAAGAGCAAAGGTTCCAGTGGTCTGCTATGTGATGGCGAGACTTTGGAGGAAGAGGATATGGAAGAAAAATCCCCATCAGAGATGCCAGCCATCAATCAACACAGGATTCAAACACAGACTAATCAACACAACAGCTTCCAGAATTTTGCTCCATCACAGGCCAGAACAATTGCCTCAAACTCAACATTTCCAGGCAGATGCTGTGGAACAAATTCTTCAGAGCATTCAGGGAGCAGGACTGAAGATATCCATAATTCACAAGATGATACCATTGGAATCCAGTCAGCTGAGGTAAACAGAcctgtatgtgtgcgtgtggtcGAAGAGTTGGCACCACCAGGTAAAGCCAGGCGTTGGCGCTGGACACCTGAGAACAAACTACAACCAGAAATGGAACCAACTGAAATAAAGAAGAATGGTGAAGGAACAGTACCATCTTCTTGGAACCTTGGAAAAACAAGGGAACGAGTGGGTTCTTCAGGTGGACGCTCTACCCGAGCTGATGACTGTGACATCCCACCTTTTGCAGACCGCAGGAAGTTCTTTGAGGAGACTAGCAGAAACCTGAGCCAGTCTGTGACCAACCTGGCAGGCCTTACAAGCCACCGCCAGAGGCCAGAGAAGCATGGGAGAAAGAAagatccaactttttctgaacCCCTTGAGACAGTCCCTGACCTTGGGCACAGGAGGTTCTCTTACCAGGGTGGAATTAATGATGGAACCTCAGTCAATTCGTTTGATACTAGAAGAAAGAGAttacagcaagagagagaccgagagagagaaaatacacTGGAAAGAGAATGGGAAAAGGAGAGGCAGAATGAGAAACAGAGGGAAAAAGAACGAGAACGTAAAGAACAGGAGCGACTACAGGCATGGGAAAAGGTGCAGGAGCAGGAGAGGGAAagcgagagagcaagaaaggAAGCCGaaagagagcaacagagagtgcaacagatggagagagactgggaaACCAGTAGAGATCGCTTTTATGCAGGACATGACCTCAACAATACCACAATGCTACCACCTTTGCCTCATGATAGCCTAAAACAACCACATGCATCTCAAAATCTAACCTTGTGTATTTCACACTCTGACAATTTGCACAACAAGACCAAACCTGACATCCAAAAGCCATGCTCAGCTTTCCGACCTGTAACTAGCCAGAAGTATCAATCTGACAACTACTGTCTACACCGTGGATACACAGCCAGGAGCTGCATTCCAACAGAG GCTTTTCCTGTACATGAGCTGGAACAAACAAAACTAAGGAGGAAGTTTAGCCTGACTGAAAG GGACTATACTCTGTGTAGACGAGATTCAAGACCAGGAGAAGTTACTGTGGGTCATGGGTTTCAGTGTCAGTGGAACAACAGACTACGTGATTGCAACAACAAGGATCAATCCTTCACGTCCTCAAGACTTACAAACCGCACCATGTCTGAAAACGACATCTGCGTGGAGACCAAGTGTCTTCGTAGCCATGGTGCTGCTACCAATAATAGCAGAATGTCTTCTTCCATCGTCAGGGAACTGGAGGAGAATGTTGTGTCTGTAGATgagacaaagaagaaaaaagggcctcctcctcctcggcCACCCCCCCCAAAATGGGAGCAGTTCCATAAGAGAAGGGCATCTCACCACAGTCTCTTCTCTACCCAACCTGTCTCTTCGTCCCAGCTCCAAACGTACACACCCTGTCCATCCACTACCCTTGAAATGACTCGTCAGCGGTCCTACAGCCTTCCTCCAAGGGATGATGCGGAAAGGCACCAAGCTCCGCTAAACCCTGCCTTAAATAACAGAGCTTTCAAACCTGTGGCCCTGCCTCCAAAAGAACAAGACACTGCCAGAAATCAGCATTATGATACAAACAGTTCAGAAGACACACCACCATCCTCAAATGAGTCGAGCCGAAG ACTTTCTGAGCAAAGCTTGGCCCAGCCTTCCGATCAATACAGACCAGCTGTGGTGAAACCAGTCATTTATAAGCATAGAGCAGAGTGGGACTTGACTTCTCCTCACAACTACACAGCAAAAAACAATGCTAGCAAGTCACCAATCCCGGTCTCTACTTTGGAGAATGGCTCTCGCGCTGGACCCGTCTATCCGGAGTCCTACTTTACAATGAATTACAACCAACAGCAGCATTTCCAGAATCAGCCTCAGCAAATATGCATGCTTGGCACTATCATCAAGACTCTGGAACCTTCTACCCAAAGCCTACCCTCCAATGAGGATCAATCTTTGCCCTATGAGACAGACATAGATGAGTTCCCTGAGAATGAGGGAACCGCAGTGGAACAGCAAAGGCAAGCAGAAGACCGCACAGAGATGCAGTGTTTTGCTCAGCCAGTGACGGTGCTGGAAACAGACATCGACACATTGACTGACGAAGAGGCTTCGTCATCAGGTATGAGGAGAGGGCAAAGGGCGTCCATCGTGGACTCTTTATTAGAAGAGGGTTGTGGCAGAGCTGGAAAGGAGCTAATGGGAGAACTGTTCCCTCACTATGCAGGGAGTGGAACAGAAGGCTGGAGAGGAGGCAATATAGTGAGTGGAGACATGGTAGAGAG GTCTTCTAGACAGAGCCCCTCAGTACCACAGGGCTCAACCTCTACCAGCTACAGAGGACCCACCAACAAAGCTCAACTCCTTAATAAGATGCCAAACTTCTCCGAAATTAAGAAGGAAGACGAAGAGCTTAATTACAAG AGGCAGCTGATGGAAAGCTTGCGTAAGAAGCTGGGTGTGTTGCGGGAAGCCCAAAGAGGTTTGCAGGAGGACATCAGAGCCAACGCTCAGCTTGGCGAGGAGGTGGAAAGCCTGGTGCTGGCCGTCTGCAAGCCAAACGAGGTCGACAAGTTCCGTATGTTTATCGGAGACCTGGACAAAGTGACGAGTCTTCTGTTATCGCTCTCCGGCAGGCTGCTCAGAGTGGAGAGTGCTCTCGATTGCTTGGACCCAGAATCAGGCCATCGTGAGAGG CTCCCCCTGATGGACAAGAAGAAGCAGCTCCTTGCACAGCTGGCTGAGGCTCAGGAGCTGAAGGAGCATGTGGACCGGAGGGAGGAGGCCGTGGGCAGGGTGCTGGGTCGATGCCTGACTCCAGAACAACTGCGTGATTACAGCCATTTTGTGAAGATGAAGGCAGCACTTCTGGTAGAACAGCGGCAGCTGGATGACAAAATCCGGCTAGGGGAAGAACAGCTCCGAGGCCTCAAGGAGAGCCTCGGCCTGGGATACGGCCCTTACTGA